DNA from Hypanus sabinus isolate sHypSab1 chromosome 16, sHypSab1.hap1, whole genome shotgun sequence:
gaagtttttgagtgtatttcttgacatgccaaatctcttcgaaCTCCCAATGAagtgtagctgcatcgatatgtttggaccaggttaggtcctcagagatcttgacacccaagaacttgaaactgcttactctctTCACTTCTTATCCCATCTATGagaattggtttgtgttccttcgtcttgcccttcctgaagaccaaatttctttacacagagggtggtgaacctgtgacaTTTATTGCCATAGGTGACCTTAAGTATTTTCaatgccaagtcattgagtatatttaaaacagagtttctTCATTGGTTCAGGACTTGGTAAGGAGATAGGTGTGAGGGGATTTTGTATCATTTGGAATAACACAGTACATGTTCAGTCACAAACAAAAGCAAatgtgcagatgctagaaatccagacaacacccaaaatgctggtggaatgcaacaggccaggcagcatccatgggaaagaATATagatgacgtttcaggctgagactcttctccAAGGACTGGAGAAGATGAAGAGTCAAGAGTtggaaggtgaggggagaggaggaagaaacacaaggtgatgggtgaaaccaggagaggggagaggtgaattaaagagctgagaagttgattggtgaggctgaagaatagggaatctgataggggaggactaAAGGGCAGGGAAGAAAAGAcaatggggaggagcaccagagggaggcaatgggcaagtAAGGAAgttaagtttaattatcattcagccatacattAATATTGCCAAACAAAATCTTGTTCCTTTGGAGCCGAGGTGCAAAACACTGTACTAACAGCACATAATACATGGTTACGATTTCAGAAAAAACATGCAGTCACAAAAGAAAGTGACCAAGTACATGATTGTAGATTTatggtccagcttgttcttccaccagcgaacactggagggcagtacCAATGGGAAGGACCAGCCCCCAACCTGGTACAGAGTCCAGCAGTAGAGAGGCTCTCCCGTACTGCTCCATTCTCTCCTTTCCTGTTCAACGAGCTGCATTCTGGGCCTAGTCCTCGCACAACACAGGCAGTGCAGCTCCCCACTGTCAGTCTCGCCAGTGAACCAGACTTGTAGTATTCCACATTACCAATGTCTAGCAGGATCTTGTGATCCCAATGAAATGCCCAAGACAACCACAAGAGCTCCTTCCCTCATATCTAGGAATGACCTATCTACCCTTATGAAAATAAAGTTGTAAACGTGTGCAGATTTGTCCCTCCATACTTCAGTTTTGTCACTCATTTCTGACACTTTTTTTTCCCTCAGGTACCTACGTTTATTACGGGAGAATCTTGAGGAGGAGGCGAAAATTATGAAGGATGTTCCTGGATGGAAGGTAACCAGGCTCATTTCCTGCCTTTGCTTTGCTTTCTGAAACACTTGTGTCCTGATCGAAACCTGCCCAGGCTGCTGGCCACTCTTTTATCCATTTACAACGTcatacagcaccagcaacctgtgttcaattcgtgctgctgtctgtaaggagtttgtacactctccccatggccacgtgggtttcctcgcaTATTCCAAAAGCGTACCAGTTAGAAGGGtgtttggtcacatgggtgtaattaggcagcacaggcttgttgggccagaatggcctgttagTGTGATATagctcaaaataaaaaataaaagttaGGGCTAGTGAGTCTCGCAACAGTCCCAGAGAGCCTGGGCCGACAGCAATTCAAGCTGAGGCTGGGGAAAACTGGGTAGGGGCTATGGAGAACATTGTACTGATGCTGTACTGATTCCTGTGCCAAGACCAGGGCTGGAGAGCACTTACTGTTTTCACCACCTTGCCTATGAGAAGAGAACAGAACAGTGGACATTCACTACCTCCTCAACTACCGCAACAAGCTTTGGCAGCTACCCTGTGGTCTACTTTGCATCCAGTTacagctggggggtgggggggggggggtgcatttcTTCATTTACTTGTCCCTGTTGCAGATCCTTACCTTGCAATCGCCTCAATCTCTGGTGAGTTCCCTAACCAGAAGAAAAGGGTTTTAATTAACACTTTATTAACAACGATAATGGAATGAAATGTGTACTCTtactttcacccttaaacctggAATTATTGTGGGTATGTGTAACACTCCTTCACTTCCAATCTGGCCTTGGTGATGTGGGATTcccttttatttatttggagatgtaTACAGTGtggtaacaggtccttccaaCCCTCATGAGCCTAGTGCTGCTCAACCGATTAAcccgtatgcctttggactgtgggaggaaacccacatggtcagagggagaatgtatgaactcctcaGAGAGCCACAGGAATATAACACAAGTTACTGGCACTGTAAcagtgttacgctaaccactacacctaTGTATGGCCCGTCCTATACATTGATTTAAATCAACATTGGTTGGTGGGGTGATGTTTGATTACAGAAGTGGTCTAATTGCATCACCTGTTACAGGTGGGTGAGAGTGTTTACCACTCCGATCGCTGGTTTACGCCCTCGGTGGAGGAATTGTTTAACCTTCGGCCTCGGGAGGAGTACCTCCGAGTAAAGTACGGGTTCCAGTGGTACGTGTGAGCATGCTGCAAAGCTATCTGGACTCCTGAAGAGCGTCCCCTCCATAAAATCTCTTCTGTGTGTGGAATTGTTAATAAAAGTTGTATATATTTGGCAGACTCTATTCTTAATTTTAAGAAACAGGTTAGTAAGTAAATTGAAAGAATTATGCCTTTCACAATCTCAATGTCAAATATTGCTTTATGCCTGTTGAATATTTTTGAACCCTTTGTTGTCATGAGGGAATTTCTTTAAGTTCTCTCACAGAACAATGTAATGATGATCAGAAACTGGGGATCTCCCCTGTTCTTCCATAACTGGCATCAGATTATCTCCATCTGAAAGACAGACTGATTGCTGGCTTGAACTCATTTGAAAGACTACAGATCTCAGGTCACCTTTCTAATTAGtttaatcagaattgggtttattatcactggcatgtgaatGTGAATTGTTAACTTAGGAGcaccagttcaatgcaatacataatctagcagagagggaaaaataataataaaataaaacataataaataaataaataaataaacaagtaaatcagttatgtatattgaatattttattaaaaatgtgcaaaaacagaaatactgtatatttaaaaaaaagtgaggtagtgtctaaagcttcaaagtccattcaggaatcggatggcagaggggaagaagctgttcctgaatcgttgagtgtgtgcctgcaggcttctgtatctcctacctgatggtaacagtgagaaaagggcatgccctgggtgctggaggactttaataatggatgctgcctttctgagataccgctccctaaagatgtccttggtactttgtaggcaagtgcccgagatggagctgactactcctgtgcagtagcccctccataccagtttaattatcattcaaccatacacatgaaacCAGCTGAATGGAAGttttcctccagggccaaggtgcaaaacacacaaTCAACAGTCATATAAAGCACACAGATCATATTGTACATATAATTAAACTAGCAGAAAAACAGTTACAAAAAgtatatagtccaagtccctgagtgttgTAGCTTATATATTGATGCATGGGATGTGCTGAATCCCAGTGCAGGCTGTTTAGCCCACAAAGTTGAGCTGATTTTCAACCTACTCCATGATAAATCtatcccttccttcctgcacagtCCATAACACGCCATTTCTCTTATGTCAATGTGCTTATCTGAAAGTCTTTTCAGTATCCcttatatatctgcctctaccagcagccctggcagtgcattctacacaaccaccattctgtttaaaaaaaaaactacctgtGTCATCTCTCTATATACTCATCTTGACCAGCTGTTCTCTGGTACTAGTCTTTGCCAAATTGGCAGTCCACTCTTTCTATGAGTCTCGTAATCTTATGCCCCTCTATCAAGAAGCTTATTATTGTCTGCTACACATTTTTcttacaaacatacaaatgttTATTCAAATACAAAATTCATACAATGATCATGTTTACCAAACTGGCAATAATTTCAAATTAAAATGCAATTATCATCTATAAAGCACTCAGTTACCTGTTCTTGGAAGCCCCCACTGTACCCATTGAGATCACATTTTCCCTCTCCAAGGACACCTTGGCATGAACATAACTCCTGAAGACGGGTTCTTCATCTGTCACTCCAAAGAGGTGACACTCCATCACTATGGTGGAGCCCTTGTTGATTCCCTTCACTGTCAGTTCTCAGACCACCATTACCCTCCgtgtaacacataaaatgctggtggaacacagcaggccaggcagcatctataggaagaagtactgtcgatgttttgggccgagaccctttgtcacctcttactatctttcctttcagttagtccctatagatgctgcctggcctgctgcgttccaccagcattttgtgtgtgttgcttgaatttccagcatctgcagatttccttgtgattACCCTCTGTGTCTTGCACCTCTTTCATTGTGCATTAGAGCCAtccacatagaacagtacagcacaggcacAGGTCCTTTAGCCCACAGTATTGTGTTGAACCAATTAAACTAGTATTCAAATACCTAGCTATACTAATCTCTTCTGACTAAACAATGTCAATATTCTGTTATTTTCCTCCCATTCATATGCCTatataaacatctcttaaaaatccctatgtatctgcctctactactaccaccacaccagacagtgctttccacgcacccaccacttcctgtaAAAACCtagcccctcacatctcctttgaatttaccccctctcaccttaaatgcatggcttctggtattagacatttcagcccttggaaaaagatactgtTTGCTCACTCTATCTTATGCCGCTTGTAATCTTATTAACCTTATCAGATGTTTTatcagcctctgccgctccagagaaaacaacccaagcttgTCCATTCTCTTGTAAcacatgccttctaatccagggagtatcctggtaaacctctctaAAACTGCA
Protein-coding regions in this window:
- the ndufa13 gene encoding NADH dehydrogenase [ubiquinone] 1 alpha subcomplex subunit 13 isoform X2 — encoded protein: MYLFQLAYKSNLKTESGVERIHNLRTACTLVSSHIARRRLQIEDLEARIAMMPLLQAEQDRRYLRLLRENLEEEAKIMKDVPGWKVGESVYHSDRWFTPSVEELFNLRPREEYLRVKYGFQWYV